From the genome of Streptomyces xanthophaeus:
GCATGCCGGGCCACCGGCTCGGCGCCCACCACAACGGCCCGCCGGCCGATGTCGTGGCCGTACAGGTGGACCGACTGCTGCAGCTCCCCGGTGGTCAGCACGCCCGCCGGCCGGGACCCCGGCACCAGCCGGGCGCTGCGGGGGCGCTCGCGGGCACCCGTGGCGAGGACGACGGCCCGGGCCGTGATCCGCTCCAGGCCCGCCGGGCTCGTGGTCTCCAGGGTCAGCGGGCCGGCCCAGCCGGTGGCGCTGACCCCGGTGCGGACCGTCGCCCCGGCCGCCGTCGCGGCCCGCACGGCCCGCCGTGCGTACGCCGGTCCGGTGAGCCAGGGGAGTACGGGCCCTCCGAATCCGCCGTGGTGGCAGTGGCGCGGCACGCCGCCCGCGTCCTGCTCGCGCTCCAGTACCTCTACGTGGCCCGCGCCCGCGCGGGCGAGGCGGGCGGCCAGGGCCAGTCCGGCGGGACCGGCGCCGACGACCAGGACGTCGACCCTGCGGTCGCGGCTCACCTGCGGGCCTCCTCGAACAGCGCGCGGACGGCGGCCCCGCAGTGGAAGCCCTGACAGCGTCCCGCCCTGGCGCGGGTGCGCCGCCGCAGGCCGTCCGGCGATGCGGGCGGGACGGCCGAGGCGAGCGCGTCGCGGATCTCCCCGCGCGTCACGCGCTCGCAGTGGCAGACGATCCGGCCGTACTCCGGGTCCCGGGCGATCAGCTCGGCGTCGCGGTAGGGCCGCAGGAACGCCTCGCCCAGGTTCGGCATCCGCACGGGTTCCGGCTCCCGGGCCCCTGCCACCGGCAGGCCGCCGTCGGCGAGCAGTTCGACGACGTGGGCGGCGATCGCCATCGAGGCCGTCAGCCCCGTCGACCGGATCCCGCCCACGGTGACGTACCGCTGCGCGGGGTGGGCCCGGATCGCGTAGTCGTCGTCGCCGGTGGCGGCCCTCAGTCCGGCGTACACGGCGGTGACCTCTTCCTCCAGGAGGGCCGGCAGGATCCGCCGGCCCTTCTCCCGGAGCAGCGCGAGCCCCTCGGCGGTCGATCCGGTGTCCGTCCTGTCGTCCAGGTCCTCGGCGGTCGGGCCGAGCATCACGTTCCCGTACACCGTCGGCGACACCAGTACCCCCTTCCCGAGGGCGCCCGGTACGGGCAGCAGGATGTGCCGTACCAGGCCGCGGGCGAGCTCGTCGAAGACGATCAGCTGGCCGCGCCGGGGCGTCACGGCGAAGTCCGCATGGCCGAGGAGCCGGTCGATCTCGTCGGCGTACAGGCCGGCCGCGTTGACCAGGTGCCGGGTGCGCAGCGGGCCCCGGCTCGTGGCCAGGGTATGCGTCTCGCCCGAAGTGACGCTCTGCACACGGCAGTCGAGGTGCAGGTCGACGCCGGAGCGGACGGCCTGTGTGGCGTACGCGAGGGTGGTGGTCCAGGGGCAGATGATGGACTCCCCCGGTACGTCGAGCGCTCCCAGCACCCCGGGTCCGAGCTCCGGCTCGCGGGCCCGCACCTCCGCAGCCGGGATGATCCGGGCCGCGCGGTAGCCGTTGCGAACGGCCTTCTGCGCGAGTCCGGGCAGTGCGGCCAGCTGTTCTTCGTCCCAGGCGACGAGGAGCGCCCCGAGCGGCTCCACCGGGATGCCGGTGTCGGCGGCGTACGCGGAGAGCAGCCGGTGGCCCTCCCGGACGAGCCGGGACTCCAGGGAACCGGGCACCGCGTCGAAACCGGTGTGCAGGATGGCGGTGTTGGCCTTCGAGGTGCCGTCACCGACGTCGTCGGCCGCGTCGACCAGGGCGATCCGCAGCGGGAGCCGGGCCAGTTCGCGGGCGATCGCCGTGCCCACCACGCCGGCGCCGACGACCGTCACGTCGTACTCCCCGCCGGGCAGGGCGCCGCCGGTGGTCACGGCACCGGCAGCGGTACCGGTGGTGCCGGTGGTGCCGGTCATGCCGGTGCGTCGCCGAGCAGGGACGAGACGGCCGCGCGGAAACGTGCGCGGCGCTCCGTCGCCTCCGCCGCGCCGGCCCGCGGCTCGTAGACGGTCGACGGCTTCCACTGCGGGACGGCCTCGGCGACGGTGAGCGAGGGATCGAGCCCGAGGCGGGCCACGGCGCCGACGCCGAGCGCGGTGACGTCCGGCAGCGCCGACACCTCCACGGGGATCCCGAGGAGGTCGGCCTGGGTCTGCATGAGCAGCGCGGAACGGGTCAGCCCGCCGTCGACGCGCAGGGCGGTGAGCGGGGCGCCGAGGTCGGCGGCGACCGCGTCCGCGAGCTCCGCCACCTGGGCGGCGATGCCGTCGCACAGGGCGCGCACCAGATGCCCGGCGGTGGTGTCGAGGCCCAGGCCGGTGACCGATCCCCGCAGGTCACCCCGCCACCACGGAGCGGCGAGGCCGGCGAGCGCGGGGACGAAGGTGACGCCGCCCGCGTCCGGGACGCGCCCACCCACGGAGTCGATGTCGGCGGCGCCCGAGATCACCCCGAGATCGGTGAGCCAGCGCACGGCGGAGGCGGCCGTGTACACCTGCCCGTCCAGGCAGTAGCTGGTCCGGCCGGCAAGCCGCCAGGCCACGCAGCCGACCAGTCCGGAGGTGCTGCGCAGCGGGCGCGAGCCGGTCTGCGCGAGGAGGAACGCGCCCGTGCCGTAGGTGCACTTGGCGGTGCCGGGCTCGGTGACGCTCTGGGCGAGCAGCGCGGCCTGCTGGTCCACGAGCAGCCCCGTCAGCGGCAGTTCGGGACCGAACGCGGTGGTGGTGCCGACGCGGGTGTCCGCGTCGACGACCTCCGGCAGCCGCTCGCCCGTGAGGCCGAAGGCGTCGAGTGCCGCGTCCGACCAGCGGGTGGTGTCGAGGTCGAGCAGCTGGGTGCGGCCGGCGGTCGCCGCGTCGGTGACGAACGCACCGGTGAGGCGGTGCACGAGCCAGACGTCGCTGGTCGTCACGACGCCGCGCCGGGTCAGGTGGCGGCGTATCCAGGCCATCTTGGGGGCGGCGAAGTACGGGTCGAGCGGCAGACCTGTCGTCTCACGCAAAGAGGGCGCGTGCGGGGCCAGTTCGGTGCAGAGCTGTTCGGCGCGGCGGTCCTGCCAGACGATCGCGTCGGTGAGCGGCTCCCCGGTCGCCGGATCCCAGGCCAGAACGGTCTCGCCCTGGTTGGCGAGGCCCACGGCCACCACGGGCTCGCCCGCGGCCGCGAGCGCGGCGCGTCCGGCGTCGACGACCGAGTCCAGCAGCTCGCCGGGAGTGACCTCGACCCGGCCGCCCGGCAGATGGCGGGGCCGTACGGGGGCGGATCCGGAGCCGATGACTCCGCGTACCGGACAGACGACCAGCGCCTTGGTCCCCGAGGTGCCTTGATCGACAGCGAGCACCGGGCCCGTCATCACCACTCCGTCCCTGGTGTCGCCTTGATCGGACATCGGTCGGAAGCCTGCACCGGCCGACGTCACCCGTCAAGATCCGCCCGGAGCCACCGCCCGGCACTGACGCATACTCATATACCGATCGTGGCTTGATACTTACGTTCGAACAAGGATCTGGATGCGTATGCTCCTGATCGCCATATAGTGATCGCCGATCAACGGGCAGCGACATCGACCGTGGGTCAACGGCGGGGGTTCGACGGACAGTTCTCGCATGGTTCACGCATCCCTGGCACCGGGCACGGCTGCAACGCGGCAGCCGGCGGCCGGATGGACCCACCTTCCATGCGATCCGAGGACTGATGATCACGACCACCGCAGAACGCGCCCGCCCGGGCCGCCGCCCCTCGACCGGGACGAGGTGATGGCGGGCAGCGATTTCCGGCCCGTCTACCACCCGGCCGGCCACGACAAGGACCTGCGTTCCGCCGCCCAGGACCTGCGCACCGGCCGTTGGGTCTCCATGGCACGCTTACTCGAACGCACCGACAACTGGGGGCTGTGGACCCAGCGCACCCAGGTCCTCGCCGCCGTCTCCGCCGGCTCCGACGTGGTCCAGGCCTGGCGGGCCGAGGAACCGCAGAGCGTCGCCGCACTCGTGATGCACACGCGCGTCTGCGTCGAGCGGGCCGTCCGCGCCCACCGCGCCGGACACCCCCGCACCGGCGAGCTCTGGCAGGAAGCCTGGGCGACCTGCCGGGAGGCCGCCCGCATCAGCCCCGCGGACCCCGTGCCCTGGGTGTGCCTGCTCGCCCTCGCCCTCCTCGACGAGCAGCGCCAGATGGCCGAGCACCGGGTCGCGCCGCCCGGCCCCATGCTGCCCACCGGCCCCTGGGGCATCCTCGCGGAGGTCGACAAGCGCGACCCGTACAACCGCGAGGCCTACCATCGCATGCTCCAGTTCGTGTACGCGGGCGCGCCCGGACCGCTCTCCGAGGCCGCCAACTTCGTCCACTGGGCGGCCGGTTCCGCCCCGCCCGGATCCGCCGTGCACGTCCTGCCGCTCTACGTACGGGTCGAACGCTACCGCCGCGAACGCGGCCAGGAGCGGGCCCTCGACCTGCACTGGGTCGCCGAGGACGCCGTCCGCGACGCCCTGCACGCGCTGGGCACCTGGTTCGACCACGCCGATCTGCCGTACGCCTCCCCGCTCGATCTGAACCAGCTCGCCCATGCCCTGTGGGGAGCCCTCCAGTTCGACGAGGCAGCCCGGGTCTTCGACACGATCGGCCCGTACTGGACCACCCTGCCGTGGGCCCACCGGACCCGCGACCCGGCCGACCGCGCTCTGGCCGAGGAGGTGTTCCTGCAGGCCAGGTCCCGCAGCCTGGCCGGCCGGAACTGACCCCCGCCGCCCTTCCCCACGGCGCCGACCCCTCCCCCACGGCGCCGACCCCTCGCTCCACCCGCACCACCCAGGCCGCACCCGCACCCCCAGGCTCGACCGTCCCCGTGCTTCACAGACCCCCGGAGGTACCGCCGTGTCCAGAACCGATTGGGCAGCCCGCCAGGACCGCAAGGCTCCACCGCAGGACGAGGAACAGCGCCTCAGGGAACTCGGCTACCAGCCCGTCCTCGCCCGCCGGATGGGCGGCTTCGGCAACTTCGCCATCAGCTTCTCCGTCATATCCGTCCTCTCCGGCTGCATGACGCTGTACGGCTTCGGCATGGGCTCCGGCGGGCCGGCCGTGATGCTGTGGGGCTGGGTCGGCGTAGGCCTCTTCGTGCTCTGCGTGGGTCTGGCCCTGGCCGAGGTCACCAGCGCCTACCCCACCTCCGGTGCGCTCTATTACATGGCCGACCGGCTCGGCGGACGCCGCTGGGGCTGGTACACCGGCTGGCTGAACCTGCTCGGCCTGCTCGGTGCCATCGCCGGCATCGACTACGGCGCGGCCCTGTTCACCGGTGCCTTCCTCAACCTCCGCTTCGGGTTCGTGCCCACCCCCGGATCGACGTTCCTGATCTTCCTGTGCATCCTGCTGCTGCACGCCGCGCTCAACCTCTTCGGGGTCCGCCTCGTCAGCGTGCTCAACTCGATCAGCGTGTGGTGGCACCTGGGCGGCGTCGCCGTGATCGTCGGCGCCCTGGCCTTCATCCCCGACCACCACCAGTCGGCGTCGTTCGTCTTCACCGAGTTCGTCAACGACACCGGATGGGCCAACCCGTTCTACGTGGCGGCGGTCGGCCTGCTGCTCGCCCAGTACACCTTCTCCGGGTACGACGCCTCCGCGCACCTCTCGGAGGAGACCAGGGACGCCTCCGTCTCCGCCGCCAAGGGCATCGTCCGGGCCATCTGGGTGTCCTGGATCGCCGGTTTCGCCCTGCTCGCCGGCCTCACCTTCGCCATCCAGGACTACGCGGCCGTCCAGGGCAGCGCCACCGGCGTCCCGCCCGCCCAGATCTTCATCGACGCGCTGGGCTCCGGCGGCGCCACCGCCCTGCTGCTCGTCGTCATCGTCGCGCAGCTCTTCTGCGGCAACGCCGAGGTGGCGGCCGCGAGCCGGATGGTCTTCGCGTTCAGCCGTGACAACGCGCTGCCCGGCTCCGCCCTGTGGCGCAAGGTCAGCGGCCGGACCCAGACGCCGGTGCCCGCCGTCTGGCTCTCCGTCGTCGTCGCGGGCGTACTGGCGCTCCCCTCGCTGTACTCCGCCACCGCCTACGGGGCCGTGACCGCCATCAACGTCATCGGCATCACCCCGGCCTACGCCATCCCGATCTACCTGCGCCTGCGCGCCGGCAACCGCTTCGAGCCCGGCCCCTGGAACCTGGGCCGCTGGAGCAAGCCGATCGGCTGGATCGCCGTCGTCTGGGTGGCGCTCGTCACCGTCCTGTTCTGCCTGCCCCAGAAGTCCCCCGTCACCATCGACTCGATGAACTACGCCGTGATCGCGCTGGCGGTGGTCCTGG
Proteins encoded in this window:
- a CDS encoding FAD-dependent oxidoreductase, yielding MTGTTGTTGTAAGAVTTGGALPGGEYDVTVVGAGVVGTAIARELARLPLRIALVDAADDVGDGTSKANTAILHTGFDAVPGSLESRLVREGHRLLSAYAADTGIPVEPLGALLVAWDEEQLAALPGLAQKAVRNGYRAARIIPAAEVRAREPELGPGVLGALDVPGESIICPWTTTLAYATQAVRSGVDLHLDCRVQSVTSGETHTLATSRGPLRTRHLVNAAGLYADEIDRLLGHADFAVTPRRGQLIVFDELARGLVRHILLPVPGALGKGVLVSPTVYGNVMLGPTAEDLDDRTDTGSTAEGLALLREKGRRILPALLEEEVTAVYAGLRAATGDDDYAIRAHPAQRYVTVGGIRSTGLTASMAIAAHVVELLADGGLPVAGAREPEPVRMPNLGEAFLRPYRDAELIARDPEYGRIVCHCERVTRGEIRDALASAVPPASPDGLRRRTRARAGRCQGFHCGAAVRALFEEARR
- a CDS encoding FGGY family carbohydrate kinase, coding for MTGPVLAVDQGTSGTKALVVCPVRGVIGSGSAPVRPRHLPGGRVEVTPGELLDSVVDAGRAALAAAGEPVVAVGLANQGETVLAWDPATGEPLTDAIVWQDRRAEQLCTELAPHAPSLRETTGLPLDPYFAAPKMAWIRRHLTRRGVVTTSDVWLVHRLTGAFVTDAATAGRTQLLDLDTTRWSDAALDAFGLTGERLPEVVDADTRVGTTTAFGPELPLTGLLVDQQAALLAQSVTEPGTAKCTYGTGAFLLAQTGSRPLRSTSGLVGCVAWRLAGRTSYCLDGQVYTAASAVRWLTDLGVISGAADIDSVGGRVPDAGGVTFVPALAGLAAPWWRGDLRGSVTGLGLDTTAGHLVRALCDGIAAQVAELADAVAADLGAPLTALRVDGGLTRSALLMQTQADLLGIPVEVSALPDVTALGVGAVARLGLDPSLTVAEAVPQWKPSTVYEPRAGAAEATERRARFRAAVSSLLGDAPA
- a CDS encoding amino acid permease → MGGFGNFAISFSVISVLSGCMTLYGFGMGSGGPAVMLWGWVGVGLFVLCVGLALAEVTSAYPTSGALYYMADRLGGRRWGWYTGWLNLLGLLGAIAGIDYGAALFTGAFLNLRFGFVPTPGSTFLIFLCILLLHAALNLFGVRLVSVLNSISVWWHLGGVAVIVGALAFIPDHHQSASFVFTEFVNDTGWANPFYVAAVGLLLAQYTFSGYDASAHLSEETRDASVSAAKGIVRAIWVSWIAGFALLAGLTFAIQDYAAVQGSATGVPPAQIFIDALGSGGATALLLVVIVAQLFCGNAEVAAASRMVFAFSRDNALPGSALWRKVSGRTQTPVPAVWLSVVVAGVLALPSLYSATAYGAVTAINVIGITPAYAIPIYLRLRAGNRFEPGPWNLGRWSKPIGWIAVVWVALVTVLFCLPQKSPVTIDSMNYAVIALAVVLVLASVWWYVARRSYGTPAAYGNAREQAEIAEDIV